One Leifsonia shinshuensis DNA window includes the following coding sequences:
- a CDS encoding ABC transporter substrate-binding protein — protein sequence MRKKAPRTAVALGTGLLAVALALTGCTGGGGNSGDSTKPVTQAEIDKAMKTPTNLTFWTWVPDIKNEVALFEKKYPAIKVDVENVGQGAAHYQKLRTALKAGKGAPDVAQMEFQYISSFTVTDSLLNLTPYGASDLGSQYVPWVWNQVKQNNGVYAIPQDSGPMGNLYREDILSKAGITSAPKTWDEYAADAATVKEKTGVYMSNLASGQAGQMLGLLWQAGVKPFGYDGKKGVTVDVNSAGAKKVGAYWQDLIQKGYVSTDPDFTDSWYQGLANGKYAGWLTAAWGPVFLQGTAAKTSGLWRAAALPQTPGVKAASGNWGGSSDAVLKTTKNPIAAYELAKFINNDPESTLMLANKQFLFPTSNATLKDPQFVDQQSAFYGGQKVNELFANISTTVDTKFDWLPYMDYAYSSYTETVGKALAAKGDVSAGLDAWQKALVTYGTQQGFSVNK from the coding sequence ATGAGGAAGAAAGCACCGAGAACAGCAGTGGCGCTGGGTACCGGCCTCCTGGCTGTCGCACTCGCACTCACCGGCTGCACCGGAGGAGGGGGCAACTCCGGGGACAGCACGAAGCCCGTGACACAGGCGGAGATCGACAAGGCGATGAAGACGCCGACGAACCTCACCTTCTGGACGTGGGTCCCCGACATCAAGAACGAAGTGGCGCTCTTCGAGAAGAAGTACCCGGCGATCAAGGTCGACGTCGAGAACGTGGGCCAGGGCGCTGCGCACTACCAGAAGCTCCGCACCGCGCTGAAGGCGGGGAAGGGCGCTCCGGACGTGGCGCAGATGGAGTTCCAGTACATCTCGTCGTTCACCGTCACCGACAGCCTCCTGAACCTCACGCCGTACGGCGCGTCCGACCTGGGCAGCCAGTACGTGCCGTGGGTGTGGAACCAGGTCAAGCAGAACAACGGCGTGTACGCCATCCCGCAGGACTCCGGCCCGATGGGCAACCTCTACCGGGAGGACATCCTGTCGAAGGCGGGCATCACCTCCGCGCCGAAGACCTGGGACGAGTACGCCGCCGACGCGGCGACGGTGAAGGAGAAGACCGGCGTCTACATGTCCAACCTGGCGTCCGGCCAGGCCGGCCAGATGCTCGGGCTGCTCTGGCAGGCCGGGGTCAAGCCGTTCGGCTACGACGGCAAGAAGGGCGTCACGGTCGACGTCAACAGCGCCGGGGCGAAGAAGGTCGGCGCGTACTGGCAGGACCTCATCCAGAAGGGCTATGTCTCGACCGACCCGGACTTCACCGACAGCTGGTACCAGGGTCTGGCCAACGGCAAGTACGCCGGCTGGCTGACCGCGGCCTGGGGTCCGGTGTTCCTGCAGGGCACGGCGGCCAAGACTTCCGGGCTCTGGCGCGCGGCCGCGCTGCCGCAGACGCCGGGCGTGAAGGCCGCCTCCGGCAACTGGGGAGGATCGTCCGACGCCGTCCTGAAGACGACGAAGAACCCGATCGCGGCCTACGAGCTGGCGAAGTTCATCAACAACGACCCCGAGTCGACGCTCATGCTCGCGAACAAGCAGTTCCTGTTCCCGACCTCGAACGCCACGCTGAAGGACCCGCAGTTCGTCGACCAGCAGTCCGCGTTCTATGGTGGCCAGAAGGTCAACGAGCTCTTCGCGAACATCTCCACCACCGTCGACACCAAGTTCGACTGGCTCCCGTACATGGACTACGCGTACTCGAGCTACACGGAGACCGTGGGCAAGGCGCTCGCCGCCAAGGGCGACGTCTCGGCCGGGCTCGACGCCTGGCAGAAGGCCCTCGTCACCTACGGCACCCAGCAGGGCTTCTCCGTCAACAAGTGA
- a CDS encoding carbohydrate ABC transporter permease gives MTQSVAPGRVRTQRTAKPRPRRSANQRRLNRAAYLFVAPFMLVFVVMLLLPLFYSGYLSLFTTQLIGGQTFAWFTNYLRAFTDPDFLAGLGRMALFLVIQVPIMLALSLFFALALDSGRVRGSIALRLLIFLPFAVPGVVATLMWGYLYGNDFGPIAQAFRAVGLAAPDLLSAQNMLGSMMNIVTWAFVGYNMIIMYAALRSIPAELFEAAEIDGAGQWRVAWSIKIPGIRPAIILTVIFSIIGTFQLFNEPSLLHAIAPNVIDNGYTPNYYAYNLAFTNQDVNYAAAIAFLLGIVIAIVSYVVQLTTQRKEARND, from the coding sequence ATGACCCAGTCCGTCGCACCCGGACGGGTGCGCACGCAGCGGACCGCGAAACCGCGACCGCGGCGCAGCGCCAACCAGCGACGGCTGAATCGCGCCGCCTACCTGTTCGTGGCGCCCTTCATGCTCGTCTTCGTCGTGATGCTGCTGCTGCCGCTGTTCTACTCCGGCTATCTGAGCCTGTTCACGACGCAGCTCATCGGCGGTCAGACATTCGCCTGGTTCACCAACTACCTGCGCGCCTTCACCGATCCGGACTTCCTGGCCGGTCTCGGCCGGATGGCGCTGTTCCTGGTCATCCAGGTGCCGATCATGCTCGCCCTGTCGCTGTTCTTCGCGCTCGCCCTGGACAGCGGCCGGGTGCGCGGCTCGATCGCCCTGCGGCTCCTGATCTTCCTGCCGTTCGCGGTTCCCGGCGTCGTCGCAACGCTCATGTGGGGCTACCTCTACGGCAACGACTTCGGCCCGATCGCCCAGGCCTTCCGCGCCGTCGGGCTCGCCGCGCCCGACCTGCTCAGCGCCCAGAACATGCTCGGCTCGATGATGAACATCGTCACCTGGGCGTTCGTCGGCTACAACATGATCATCATGTACGCGGCCCTCCGGTCGATCCCGGCAGAGCTGTTCGAGGCGGCGGAGATCGACGGCGCCGGCCAGTGGCGCGTGGCATGGAGCATCAAGATCCCCGGCATCCGCCCGGCGATCATCCTGACCGTCATCTTCTCGATCATCGGCACCTTCCAGCTCTTCAACGAGCCGAGCCTGCTGCACGCGATCGCGCCGAACGTGATCGACAACGGCTACACGCCGAACTACTACGCGTACAACCTCGCGTTCACGAACCAGGACGTCAACTACGCGGCCGCCATCGCCTTCCTGCTCGGGATCGTGATCGCGATCGTGTCGTACGTCGTCCAGCTCACCACCCAGCGCAAGGAGGCGCGCAATGACTGA
- a CDS encoding carbohydrate ABC transporter permease, protein MTETATRTGLPPATADRPRSRSGGRAKAYNRESRRSTLLTVLLWICALYFVLPIVWLFIASTKSNGDLFTTFGFAFGHTFELFSNIGAVFTAQNGIYAHWAINTLVYAVVSATGASLLATMAGYAFAKYRFPGAVLMFSVVLGAIMIPLTALALPTYLMFSQIGITNTPAAVIVPSLVSPFGVFLMRVYAADAIPDSMIEAGRVDGAGEFRIFWQVGLRLLAPGIVTVFLFALVGTWNNYFLPLIMLNSSQLYPLTVGLAQQQATSAAGGGSQALFSVVITGSLVSIIPLVIAFLFLQRYWTTGLASGSVKE, encoded by the coding sequence ATGACTGAGACCGCGACGCGCACGGGTCTCCCGCCCGCGACGGCCGACCGGCCGCGCAGCCGCAGCGGAGGCCGGGCGAAGGCGTACAACCGCGAGAGCCGGCGCAGCACGCTGCTGACCGTCCTGCTCTGGATCTGCGCTCTCTACTTCGTGCTGCCGATCGTCTGGCTGTTCATCGCCTCCACGAAGAGCAACGGCGACCTGTTCACCACGTTCGGCTTCGCCTTCGGGCATACGTTCGAGCTGTTCTCGAACATCGGCGCGGTATTCACCGCGCAGAACGGCATCTACGCGCACTGGGCGATCAACACGCTGGTGTACGCGGTGGTGAGCGCGACGGGAGCGTCGCTCCTCGCCACGATGGCGGGCTACGCGTTCGCCAAGTACCGCTTCCCCGGCGCCGTGCTGATGTTCAGCGTCGTGCTCGGCGCGATCATGATCCCGCTGACGGCGCTGGCGCTGCCGACCTACCTGATGTTCAGCCAGATCGGGATCACGAACACCCCGGCCGCGGTGATCGTGCCGTCGCTGGTGAGCCCGTTCGGGGTCTTCCTGATGCGGGTCTACGCGGCCGACGCCATCCCGGATTCGATGATCGAGGCGGGCCGGGTCGACGGCGCGGGCGAGTTCCGGATCTTCTGGCAGGTCGGGCTCCGCCTGCTGGCCCCCGGCATCGTCACCGTCTTCCTGTTCGCCCTGGTCGGCACCTGGAACAACTACTTCCTGCCGCTGATCATGCTGAACAGCTCTCAGCTCTATCCGCTCACCGTCGGCCTCGCCCAGCAGCAGGCCACCAGTGCGGCGGGAGGAGGGTCGCAGGCGCTGTTCTCGGTCGTCATCACGGGCTCGCTCGTGTCGATCATCCCGCTGGTCATCGCCTTCCTCTTCCTGCAGCGGTACTGGACGACGGGCCTCGCGAGCGGGAGCGTGAAGGAGTGA
- a CDS encoding beta-galactosidase: MLSNGFAYGGDYNPEQWAPEVWREDVELMNRAGVNLVSVGIFSWARIEPRDGEFDFAWLDEVLDLLHAGGVRVDLATATASPPPWLAVAHPELLPVTEDGVTLSSGSRQAYCPSSPVYRRYAARLVEAIVDRYADHPALELWHVNNEYGCHVSRCYCDVSAAAFRRWLEAKYSRIEALNEAWGTAFWSQHYASFDEILPPRAAPSFKNPTQLLDFDRFSSDELLDCFRMEKAIIRSRSALPVTTNFMGFFKPLDYWAWAQEVDVVSDDSYPDPADPRSPVYAAMQRDLMRSLGGGQPWLLMEQSPGAVNWRERNAAKLPGQMRAWSYQSIVRGADGILFFQWRQAVAGAEKFHAGMLPHGGTDSRVFREVVQLGGELATLSEARGLLGAAVPAQVAIVFDWDSWWAVEQEASPARTSYLEEVFSWYAALVAAGATVDFVRATDDLAGYGVVVAPTLLVATDAQLAALDHYVAGGGTLVVGFLTGVLDPDLHARAGGYLGPLRDTLGVWIEEFAPPAAPDLAAVGGGEPPALRVRGDVVGEAAEASQWAEYVRVLTADVPAVFDGGALDGHPALTRNRRGEGTAWYVATRLGPEPLGRLVHAALTSAAVDLLPTVAGVEFVRRGDVLAAINHSAETVTLELSGTDLLSGAPAAGLRLDPQGVALIVG, encoded by the coding sequence GTGTTGAGCAACGGATTCGCGTACGGCGGCGACTACAACCCCGAGCAGTGGGCGCCGGAGGTCTGGCGGGAGGACGTGGAGCTGATGAACCGGGCCGGGGTGAACCTGGTCTCGGTCGGCATCTTCTCCTGGGCGCGGATCGAGCCGCGGGACGGCGAGTTCGACTTCGCCTGGCTGGACGAGGTGCTCGACCTGCTGCACGCGGGCGGCGTGCGCGTCGACCTGGCCACGGCCACGGCCTCCCCGCCGCCCTGGCTGGCCGTCGCGCATCCGGAGCTGCTGCCGGTGACCGAGGACGGGGTCACGCTCTCGTCGGGCAGCCGGCAGGCGTACTGCCCGAGCTCCCCGGTCTACCGGCGCTACGCCGCGCGGCTGGTGGAGGCGATCGTCGACCGCTACGCCGACCATCCCGCGCTCGAGCTCTGGCACGTCAACAACGAGTACGGCTGCCACGTCAGCCGCTGCTACTGCGACGTGTCCGCGGCCGCCTTCCGCCGCTGGCTGGAGGCGAAGTATTCGAGGATCGAGGCGCTGAACGAGGCGTGGGGAACCGCGTTCTGGTCGCAGCACTACGCGTCGTTCGACGAGATCCTGCCACCGCGGGCCGCGCCCTCGTTCAAGAACCCGACCCAGCTGCTCGACTTCGACCGGTTCAGCTCGGACGAGCTGCTCGACTGCTTCCGGATGGAGAAGGCGATCATCCGCTCCCGGTCGGCCCTGCCGGTGACGACGAACTTCATGGGCTTCTTCAAGCCGCTCGACTACTGGGCGTGGGCGCAGGAGGTGGATGTCGTGTCCGACGACTCCTATCCCGATCCGGCCGACCCGCGCTCACCGGTCTACGCCGCGATGCAGCGCGACCTGATGCGCTCGCTGGGCGGCGGGCAGCCGTGGCTGCTGATGGAGCAGTCGCCCGGAGCGGTGAACTGGCGCGAGCGCAACGCCGCGAAGCTCCCTGGCCAAATGCGGGCCTGGTCGTATCAGAGCATCGTGCGCGGCGCCGACGGCATCCTGTTCTTCCAGTGGCGGCAGGCGGTCGCCGGAGCGGAGAAGTTCCACGCGGGCATGCTGCCGCACGGCGGGACGGACAGCCGTGTCTTCCGCGAGGTGGTGCAGCTCGGCGGCGAGCTGGCGACGCTGTCGGAAGCGCGCGGGCTGCTCGGCGCGGCCGTGCCCGCGCAGGTCGCGATCGTCTTCGACTGGGACTCGTGGTGGGCGGTCGAGCAGGAGGCGTCGCCGGCCCGGACGAGCTATCTGGAGGAGGTGTTCTCCTGGTACGCGGCGCTCGTCGCGGCAGGTGCGACGGTCGACTTCGTGCGCGCCACGGACGACCTCGCCGGCTACGGCGTGGTGGTCGCGCCGACGCTGCTCGTCGCGACCGACGCGCAGCTCGCGGCGCTCGACCACTACGTCGCCGGGGGCGGGACCCTCGTCGTCGGCTTCCTCACCGGCGTCCTCGACCCGGACCTCCACGCCAGGGCCGGCGGCTACCTCGGCCCGCTCCGTGACACGCTGGGCGTGTGGATCGAGGAGTTCGCGCCACCCGCAGCGCCCGACCTCGCCGCCGTGGGTGGCGGCGAGCCGCCGGCGCTGCGCGTCCGCGGCGACGTGGTCGGGGAAGCGGCGGAGGCGTCGCAGTGGGCGGAGTACGTGCGGGTGCTGACCGCGGACGTCCCCGCCGTGTTCGACGGGGGCGCGCTGGACGGCCATCCCGCGCTCACCCGGAACCGCCGCGGCGAGGGGACCGCCTGGTACGTGGCCACACGCCTCGGCCCTGAGCCGCTCGGACGGCTCGTCCACGCGGCCCTGACTTCGGCGGCTGTCGACCTGCTCCCGACAGTCGCCGGAGTGGAGTTCGTCCGGCGCGGTGACGTGCTCGCGGCGATCAATCACTCCGCCGAGACGGTGACGCTCGAGCTGTCGGGGACGGACCTGCTCAGCGGGGCGCCCGCGGCGGGGCTGAGGCTCGATCCGCAGGGAGTGGCGCTGATCGTGGGGTGA
- a CDS encoding redoxin domain-containing protein, translating to MADTDDPFEDRRPFRSLLHRRPDEDRDHLPDEGALAPFTRATAWLNSPPLTPAGLRGQVVLVDFWTFTCVNWLRTAPYLRAWHAKYADAGLTVIGVHTPEFGFEHDLPTVTERVRQLGIDYPVAVDSDYGVWGDFANQYWPAVYVADADGRLRHHHFGEGEYAMTEMVIQELLRDAGADGIDGSLVAPAAHGLEVAADWATLRSPETYLGYAQSSGFVSEDAGLYDLPSVYPGGSRPALNEWDLTGRWTQTRDAAVLGEAGGRVSFAFHARDVNLVMGPAPGHGPVPFRVLLDGRPPGDAHGSDVDADGNGVLDEQDTYQLLRQPGAIGTRLFELEFLAGGAEAYCFTFG from the coding sequence ATGGCTGACACCGACGACCCGTTCGAGGACCGGCGGCCCTTCCGCTCGCTCCTGCACCGCCGGCCGGACGAGGACCGCGATCACCTGCCGGACGAGGGCGCCCTCGCACCGTTCACGCGCGCCACGGCCTGGCTGAACTCGCCCCCGCTGACCCCGGCCGGCCTCCGCGGCCAGGTCGTGCTGGTCGACTTCTGGACGTTCACCTGCGTCAACTGGCTGCGCACGGCGCCCTACCTCCGGGCCTGGCACGCGAAGTACGCGGACGCGGGGCTGACGGTGATCGGCGTCCACACGCCCGAGTTCGGGTTCGAGCACGACCTCCCCACGGTGACGGAGCGGGTGCGGCAACTCGGGATCGACTACCCGGTCGCGGTGGACAGCGACTACGGCGTCTGGGGTGACTTCGCCAACCAGTACTGGCCGGCGGTGTACGTCGCCGACGCTGACGGCCGGCTGCGGCACCACCACTTCGGCGAGGGCGAGTACGCGATGACCGAGATGGTGATCCAGGAGCTGCTACGCGACGCCGGCGCCGACGGGATCGACGGCTCCCTGGTGGCGCCCGCCGCGCACGGGCTGGAGGTGGCGGCGGACTGGGCGACCCTCCGCTCCCCCGAGACCTACCTCGGCTACGCGCAGAGCAGCGGTTTCGTGTCGGAGGACGCGGGCCTGTACGACCTCCCGAGCGTCTACCCCGGCGGATCGCGGCCGGCCCTGAACGAGTGGGACCTCACCGGCCGCTGGACGCAGACCCGCGACGCGGCCGTGCTCGGCGAAGCGGGCGGGCGGGTCTCGTTCGCGTTCCACGCGCGCGACGTCAACCTCGTCATGGGGCCGGCGCCCGGTCACGGCCCCGTCCCGTTCCGGGTCCTCCTGGACGGGAGGCCGCCGGGCGACGCCCACGGGTCGGACGTCGACGCGGACGGGAACGGCGTGCTGGACGAGCAGGACACCTACCAGCTGCTCCGCCAGCCGGGGGCGATCGGCACCCGGCTGTTCGAGCTGGAGTTCCTGGCGGGAGGCGCCGAGGCGTACTGCTTCACATTCGGGTGA
- a CDS encoding alpha/beta hydrolase: MSALAHIVAGELEVEYADSGPRTGPAVLLLHGWPYDLHAFDDAGALLADAGFRVLAPNLRGYGGTRFLSEATVRNGEQAALAKDALAFLDALGVADAIVAGFDWGARTANVLAALWPDRVHGQVSVSGYLIGSQAAGAEPLPPAAELSWWYQFYFATERGRAGYDRNRDDFARLIWHTASPRWEFDDATFARTAASFANPDHVAIVVHNYRWRLGLADGDPALADLEARLATRPPIAVPTITLEGDANGAPHPDAASYRDVFTGPYEHRVATGGVGHDLPQEAPQVFADAVVAVDRMAREGVAPSSEPEEDVGHG, encoded by the coding sequence ATGAGCGCGCTCGCGCACATCGTCGCGGGCGAACTGGAGGTCGAGTACGCGGACTCCGGCCCGCGCACCGGGCCGGCCGTGCTGCTCCTGCACGGCTGGCCCTATGACCTGCACGCCTTCGACGACGCCGGTGCTCTCCTCGCCGACGCCGGGTTCCGGGTGCTGGCGCCGAACCTTCGCGGCTACGGCGGCACCCGCTTCCTGTCGGAGGCCACCGTCCGCAACGGCGAGCAGGCCGCGCTCGCGAAGGATGCGCTGGCGTTCCTCGACGCACTCGGCGTGGCCGACGCGATCGTGGCCGGGTTCGACTGGGGCGCGCGCACCGCAAACGTGCTCGCCGCGCTCTGGCCGGATCGGGTCCACGGCCAGGTCTCGGTCAGCGGCTACCTCATCGGCAGCCAGGCCGCGGGGGCCGAGCCGCTGCCACCGGCGGCCGAGCTGTCCTGGTGGTACCAGTTCTACTTCGCGACCGAGCGCGGCCGGGCGGGCTACGACCGCAACCGCGACGACTTCGCGCGGCTGATCTGGCACACCGCCTCACCACGGTGGGAGTTCGACGACGCGACGTTCGCCCGCACCGCGGCCTCCTTCGCCAACCCCGACCACGTCGCGATCGTCGTCCACAACTACCGGTGGCGGCTGGGGCTGGCGGACGGCGACCCGGCGCTGGCGGACCTGGAGGCGCGACTGGCGACGCGTCCGCCGATCGCGGTCCCGACGATCACGCTCGAAGGCGACGCCAACGGGGCTCCCCATCCCGACGCCGCGTCGTACCGCGACGTGTTCACCGGGCCGTACGAGCACCGCGTCGCGACCGGCGGGGTCGGGCACGACCTCCCCCAGGAGGCGCCGCAGGTGTTCGCGGACGCGGTCGTCGCCGTCGACCGGATGGCCCGGGAGGGCGTGGCGCCGTCGTCCGAGCCGGAGGAGGATGTCGGCCATGGCTGA
- a CDS encoding epoxide hydrolase family protein codes for MSISEHTERTGHDDTAVRPFTIDIPQADIDDMMRRVRETRLPERETVDDTSQGVRLQVISDLMEYWKTGHDWRGVEARLNSLPQFVTEIDGLDIHFIHVKSRHEGALPMIVTHGWPGSVIEQLKIVGPLTDPTMYGASAEDAFDLVIPSLPGHGFSAKPDRPGWDPIRIARAWAELMRRLGYDRYVAQGGDWGNAVTEQLALLKPEGLIGIHTNMPATVPDGIQAALDAHEAPPADLDADERYAWDQLAYFYAHGLGYAQEMAGRPQTLYALADSPVGLAAWMLDHDARSYDLIARVFAGGTEGLTRDDILDNVSLYWLTNTAVSSARLYWESKLAFFAPKGVTLPTGVSVFPDEIYAAPRSWATQAYPNLIHFNRLAKGGHFAAWEQPELFSQEVRDTFRSLR; via the coding sequence ATGTCCATCAGCGAACACACCGAACGGACCGGCCACGACGACACGGCCGTCCGGCCGTTCACCATCGACATCCCGCAGGCCGACATCGACGACATGATGCGGCGCGTCCGGGAGACCAGGCTGCCGGAGCGCGAGACCGTCGACGACACGTCCCAGGGCGTGCGCCTGCAGGTCATCAGCGACCTCATGGAGTACTGGAAGACCGGCCACGACTGGCGCGGCGTGGAGGCGCGGCTCAACAGCCTCCCGCAGTTCGTCACCGAGATCGACGGGCTCGACATCCACTTCATCCACGTGAAGTCGCGGCACGAGGGCGCCCTCCCGATGATCGTCACGCACGGCTGGCCGGGATCGGTCATCGAGCAGCTGAAGATCGTCGGGCCGCTCACCGACCCGACCATGTACGGGGCGAGCGCGGAGGACGCGTTCGACCTCGTCATCCCGTCGCTGCCCGGGCACGGCTTCTCGGCCAAGCCCGACCGGCCCGGCTGGGACCCGATCCGGATCGCGCGCGCCTGGGCCGAGCTCATGCGCCGCCTCGGCTACGACCGCTACGTCGCGCAGGGCGGCGACTGGGGCAACGCCGTCACCGAGCAGCTCGCGCTGCTGAAGCCGGAGGGACTGATCGGCATCCACACGAACATGCCCGCGACCGTGCCGGACGGCATCCAGGCCGCGCTCGACGCGCACGAGGCGCCGCCGGCCGACCTCGATGCGGACGAGCGGTACGCGTGGGACCAGCTCGCGTACTTCTACGCGCACGGCCTGGGCTACGCGCAAGAGATGGCAGGCCGTCCGCAGACGCTGTACGCCCTCGCGGACTCCCCCGTCGGCCTCGCCGCGTGGATGCTCGACCACGACGCCCGCAGCTACGACCTGATCGCCCGCGTGTTCGCCGGCGGGACGGAGGGGCTGACCCGCGACGACATCCTTGACAACGTGAGCCTGTACTGGCTGACCAACACGGCGGTGTCGTCGGCGCGGCTGTACTGGGAGAGCAAGCTGGCGTTCTTCGCGCCGAAGGGCGTCACGCTCCCGACCGGCGTCAGTGTCTTCCCGGACGAGATCTACGCCGCCCCGCGCAGCTGGGCGACGCAGGCGTACCCGAACCTGATCCACTTCAACCGGCTCGCGAAGGGCGGACACTTCGCGGCCTGGGAGCAGCCGGAGCTGTTCTCCCAGGAGGTCAGGGACACGTTCCGCTCGCTGCGATGA
- a CDS encoding COG4705 family protein has protein sequence MTEPNHPIARQTAEREIVHRENKVPEPTVSFWAIKILATTVGETAADLLSSSLHLGTQLTSVVMAVVFLAVFVVQFRSRRYIPAVYWLTVVLISIVGTLITDNLTDGLGVPLIVSTVVFGVALIATFAVWYGFERTLSIHDIVTRRREAFYWLAVLFTFALGTAAGDLVAEQLNLGYLVSVGVFAGAIALVAVAHSVFRLGAIVAFWIAYVLTRPLGASLGDYLSQPTADGGLGLGTIVTSLIFLAAIVALVVSLTVTGRGRTPSVADPLDEDERVTA, from the coding sequence ATGACCGAGCCGAACCATCCCATCGCGCGCCAGACCGCCGAGCGCGAGATCGTCCACCGCGAGAACAAAGTCCCCGAGCCCACCGTCTCGTTCTGGGCCATCAAGATCCTCGCCACCACCGTCGGCGAGACCGCGGCCGACCTGCTGTCCTCCAGCCTCCACCTCGGCACCCAGCTGACATCGGTCGTGATGGCCGTCGTCTTCCTGGCGGTGTTCGTCGTTCAGTTCCGGAGCCGTCGCTACATCCCGGCGGTCTACTGGTTGACCGTTGTGCTCATCAGCATCGTCGGCACCCTGATCACCGACAACCTGACCGACGGGCTCGGCGTGCCGCTGATCGTCTCGACGGTCGTGTTCGGCGTCGCGCTGATCGCCACGTTCGCGGTCTGGTACGGGTTCGAGCGCACGCTGTCCATCCACGACATCGTCACGCGGCGCCGGGAGGCGTTCTACTGGCTGGCGGTGCTCTTCACGTTCGCGCTCGGGACGGCGGCCGGCGACCTGGTCGCCGAGCAGCTGAACCTCGGCTACCTCGTGTCGGTCGGCGTGTTCGCCGGCGCGATCGCGCTCGTCGCCGTGGCGCACTCCGTGTTCCGCCTCGGCGCGATCGTGGCCTTCTGGATCGCCTACGTGCTCACCCGTCCGCTCGGCGCCTCGCTCGGGGACTACCTGTCCCAGCCCACCGCGGACGGCGGTCTCGGGCTCGGCACCATCGTGACCAGCCTGATCTTCCTCGCGGCCATCGTCGCGCTGGTGGTCTCCCTCACGGTGACGGGCCGCGGGCGCACCCCGTCGGTCGCCGACCCGCTGGACGAGGACGAGCGCGTCACGGCCTGA